In Deinococcus maricopensis DSM 21211, one genomic interval encodes:
- a CDS encoding aminotransferase class V-fold PLP-dependent enzyme has translation MSDPRTLDFDVQRYREDFPMLRQTVHGRPLVYLDTAATAQKPQVMMDCLNAVYTTHFAKDAEQHTFSQGITDAVEAARATIARFVHAPEPDNIVLLQNATEGLAIVAEGLQRTHLRAGDEIVLTGLEHHSNIIPWLIAAEQTGAVLRVAPVSDAGEVHADDVAALLSDRTKVVAVSHVSHVLGTILPVREIAEVAHARGAVVVVDGAQATPHVPLDLQALGCDFYVMCGHKMYGPTSVGLLYGTREWLERLPAWEGGSDNAKTVTFGGWTPKAPPKKFEAGTQALADIIALGQSVEYLSGIGMDRILWYEQTLAQDMIRRLRDVPGVRVLGDPQERVGLASFVIDGVDDPKTVEQFLDQEYGVAVRGGDLTAQPLMERFGVPGAVRASLGLYSTRAEIDTLIEGVEAFVRAHRA, from the coding sequence ATGTCCGACCCCCGCACGCTCGACTTTGACGTGCAGCGGTACCGCGAGGACTTCCCGATGCTGCGCCAGACCGTTCACGGTCGCCCGCTCGTGTACCTCGACACGGCCGCGACCGCGCAAAAACCCCAGGTCATGATGGACTGCCTGAACGCCGTGTACACCACGCACTTCGCCAAGGACGCCGAGCAGCACACCTTCAGCCAGGGCATCACCGACGCTGTGGAGGCCGCGCGCGCCACCATCGCGCGCTTCGTGCACGCGCCCGAACCCGACAACATCGTGCTCCTCCAGAACGCCACCGAGGGCCTCGCCATCGTTGCCGAGGGCCTCCAGCGCACGCACCTGCGCGCCGGCGACGAGATCGTCCTCACCGGCCTAGAGCACCACTCGAACATCATCCCATGGCTGATTGCCGCGGAGCAGACCGGCGCGGTCCTGCGCGTCGCGCCCGTAAGTGATGCCGGCGAGGTCCACGCGGACGACGTGGCGGCCCTGCTGAGTGACCGCACGAAAGTCGTGGCCGTGTCGCACGTATCGCACGTCCTCGGAACGATCCTGCCTGTCCGCGAGATCGCCGAGGTGGCGCACGCCCGCGGCGCCGTCGTCGTCGTGGACGGCGCGCAGGCCACCCCGCACGTGCCCCTCGACCTGCAGGCGCTCGGGTGCGACTTTTACGTCATGTGCGGCCACAAGATGTACGGCCCCACCAGCGTCGGCCTGCTGTACGGCACGCGCGAGTGGCTGGAGCGCCTCCCCGCGTGGGAGGGCGGGTCCGACAACGCCAAAACGGTCACGTTCGGCGGCTGGACGCCCAAGGCGCCCCCGAAGAAGTTCGAGGCGGGCACGCAGGCGCTCGCCGACATCATCGCGCTCGGGCAGTCCGTCGAGTACCTGAGCGGCATCGGCATGGACCGCATCCTCTGGTACGAACAGACGCTCGCGCAGGACATGATCCGGCGCCTGCGCGACGTTCCCGGCGTGCGCGTCCTCGGAGACCCGCAGGAACGCGTCGGCCTCGCGTCGTTCGTGATTGACGGCGTGGACGACCCGAAGACCGTCGAGCAGTTCCTTGACCAGGAGTACGGCGTGGCCGTGCGCGGCGGGGACCTCACCGCGCAGCCCCTTATGGAGCGCTTCGGGGTGCCCGGGGCGGTCCGCGCGTCCCTCGGGCTGTACAGCACGCGCGCGGAAATCGACACGCTCATCGAGGGCGTCGAGGCGTTTGTGCGCGCGCACCGCGCCTGA
- a CDS encoding GMC family oxidoreductase produces the protein MHPDVIVVGAGSGGCILTRRLLDAGARVLLLEAGGADTSPLVRAPAAFPKLFRTPFDWAFHTVPQPHAGGRSFFWPRGRVLGGSSAINATIYIRGSQRDFDAWGEGWTWADVLPAFRDLETYSGDPAGTRGEGGGLPVGHRHASHPLSHAFVQSAGAALGVPVVGSFNDGNLQGAGLYESNHLRGERYSAFRAFLQPVLHHPNLTVRTGVRALKVLLDHGRATGVRVRRADGVTEDLRGGAVALTAGAVQTPHLLLLSGIGARHALTRHGVDVHAHVPGVGEGLQDHLAVPVIFRSTQPSLNERLTPPALAGAFAEWFARRSGPLTSNLAEAGAFTRTHPDLPDPDIQFHFGPLYFRDHGFQLARGPHFSVGPVLVDVHSRGRLTLASSDPTTAPLIDPNYLADERDVDALVRGVALAREIARTGELGRANGGEVLPAHPDTVHHVRHEAATLYHPVGTARLGDDDGAAVDRQLRVRNVPGLWVADASVMPRIIHANTNATAMMIGARAADFIARA, from the coding sequence ATGCATCCTGACGTGATAGTGGTCGGCGCCGGCTCCGGCGGCTGCATCCTCACGCGGCGCCTCCTTGACGCAGGCGCCCGCGTGCTTCTCCTCGAAGCGGGCGGCGCGGACACCAGCCCTCTCGTGCGCGCACCCGCCGCCTTCCCGAAACTGTTCCGCACCCCCTTCGACTGGGCGTTTCACACCGTCCCGCAACCCCACGCGGGCGGGCGGAGCTTCTTCTGGCCGCGCGGACGCGTGCTCGGCGGGTCCAGCGCCATCAACGCCACCATCTACATCCGCGGGTCCCAACGCGACTTCGACGCCTGGGGTGAAGGGTGGACGTGGGCAGACGTGCTCCCCGCCTTCCGCGACCTCGAAACGTACAGCGGCGACCCTGCCGGCACGCGCGGCGAGGGCGGCGGCCTGCCCGTCGGGCACCGCCACGCCAGCCACCCGCTGTCGCACGCCTTCGTGCAGAGCGCCGGCGCGGCCCTGGGCGTCCCCGTCGTGGGCTCCTTCAATGACGGGAACCTGCAGGGCGCCGGGCTGTACGAAAGCAACCACCTGCGCGGCGAGCGGTACTCCGCGTTCCGCGCGTTCCTGCAGCCCGTCCTGCACCACCCGAACCTCACCGTCCGCACCGGCGTGCGCGCCCTGAAGGTCCTGCTGGACCACGGCCGCGCGACCGGCGTGCGCGTGCGCCGCGCCGACGGCGTCACCGAGGACCTGCGGGGCGGCGCGGTGGCGCTCACGGCGGGCGCCGTGCAGACGCCGCACCTGCTGCTGCTGTCCGGCATCGGCGCGCGCCATGCACTGACCCGCCACGGCGTGGACGTGCACGCGCACGTGCCCGGCGTCGGCGAGGGCCTGCAGGACCACCTGGCGGTGCCCGTCATCTTCCGTTCCACGCAGCCGAGCCTGAACGAGCGGCTCACGCCGCCCGCCCTTGCGGGCGCGTTCGCGGAGTGGTTCGCGCGGCGCAGCGGACCGCTCACCAGCAACCTCGCGGAAGCGGGCGCGTTCACGCGCACGCACCCGGACCTGCCCGACCCGGACATCCAGTTCCACTTCGGGCCGCTGTACTTCCGGGACCACGGGTTTCAGCTGGCGCGCGGCCCGCACTTCAGTGTCGGCCCGGTGCTCGTGGACGTCCACTCGCGCGGTCGCCTCACGCTCGCCAGCAGCGACCCGACGACCGCGCCCCTCATCGACCCGAACTACCTCGCGGATGAACGCGACGTGGACGCCCTCGTGCGCGGCGTGGCGCTCGCGCGGGAGATCGCGCGCACCGGCGAGCTGGGCCGCGCGAACGGCGGGGAGGTGCTGCCCGCTCACCCGGACACGGTCCACCACGTCCGGCACGAAGCCGCGACGCTGTACCACCCAGTCGGCACGGCCCGCCTGGGCGACGACGACGGCGCCGCCGTGGACCGGCAGCTGCGCGTCCGCAACGTGCCGGGCCTGTGGGTAGCGGACGCGTCGGTGATGCCGCGCATCATCCACGCGAACACGAACGCGACCGCCATGATGATCGGCGCGCGCGCCGCGGACTTCATCGCGCGCGCCTGA
- a CDS encoding SRPBCC family protein codes for MTRDNHPQNASATERIVFGGLGAGLIFLSLRRADKLGLLLGTSGALMLSSAAMGKGPYNSAVNLRRSKQDGGIQVQKAITIGVRPEQLYTFWRNFENLPKFMTHLQSVTVQTPGGTRSHWIANAPAGLKVEWDADITEDVPNERIAWRALEGAQVPNEGHVEFHEAPGGRGTELRVNLTYHPPGGTLGAGVARMFGEEPNQQITDDLRRLKRIIEIGQEPTTEGQSAGRKSPIGKAAAAMYDNRRTS; via the coding sequence ATGACCCGCGACAACCACCCCCAGAACGCCAGCGCCACCGAACGCATCGTCTTCGGCGGCCTCGGCGCCGGCCTGATCTTCCTCAGCCTCCGCCGCGCCGACAAGCTCGGCCTCCTCCTCGGCACCAGCGGCGCCCTGATGCTCAGCAGCGCCGCCATGGGCAAAGGCCCATACAACAGCGCCGTAAACCTCCGCCGCTCCAAGCAGGACGGCGGCATCCAGGTGCAGAAGGCCATCACCATCGGCGTGCGCCCCGAACAGCTCTACACCTTCTGGCGCAACTTCGAGAACCTCCCCAAATTCATGACGCACCTCCAGAGCGTCACCGTGCAGACGCCCGGCGGCACCCGCTCCCACTGGATCGCCAACGCCCCCGCCGGCCTCAAGGTCGAGTGGGACGCCGACATCACCGAGGACGTCCCCAACGAACGCATCGCTTGGCGCGCCCTCGAAGGTGCCCAGGTGCCCAACGAGGGCCACGTCGAATTCCACGAGGCGCCCGGCGGGCGCGGCACCGAACTCCGCGTGAATCTCACCTACCACCCCCCCGGCGGCACCCTCGGCGCCGGCGTCGCCCGCATGTTCGGCGAGGAACCCAACCAGCAGATCACCGACGACCTGCGCCGCCTCAAACGCATCATCGAAATCGGGCAGGAACCCACCACCGAAGGGCAGAGCGCCGGCCGCAAGAGCCCCATCGGCAAAGCCGCCGCCGCCATGTACGACAACCGGAGGACCTCGTGA
- a CDS encoding zinc-dependent alcohol dehydrogenase produces the protein MKALIWQGINRVSVENVPDPELIQPTDAVVRVTATAICGSDLHLVDGYVPSMAPGDILGHEFMGEVVEVGSDVKRIKVGDRVIVPFPISCGKCWYCQRGETSLCDNSNPNPKLAEALWGYSPAGIYGYSHITGGYAGGQAQFVRTAFADENLYKVPEGLTDDQVLFLTDIFPTGYMAAENCNIEPGDTVAVFGCGPVGLFTIMSAFLLGAERVIAIDRFPERLDLARQCGAETINYEETEVFEALKFMTGGRGPDSVVDAVGLEAHGTGVGGVYDAVKQTTRVAETERPHAFRAAIMACRKGGTVSVPGVYGGLADKIPLGAFVNKGLTLHTGQTHVHRYLDRLTDHIVRGDVDPTVIITHRMPLDEAPEAYKLFKHKHDNCIKCVLDPWADPKDHAPMKASEAMPQAND, from the coding sequence GTGAAAGCACTCATCTGGCAGGGCATCAACCGCGTCAGCGTCGAAAACGTCCCCGACCCCGAACTCATCCAGCCCACCGACGCCGTCGTGCGCGTCACCGCCACCGCCATCTGCGGCTCGGACCTGCACCTCGTCGACGGCTACGTTCCCAGCATGGCGCCCGGCGACATCCTCGGGCACGAATTCATGGGCGAAGTCGTCGAAGTCGGCAGTGACGTCAAACGCATTAAGGTCGGCGACCGCGTCATCGTCCCGTTCCCGATCTCCTGCGGGAAATGCTGGTACTGCCAGCGCGGCGAAACCTCCCTGTGCGACAACAGCAACCCCAACCCCAAACTCGCCGAGGCCCTCTGGGGCTATTCCCCCGCAGGCATCTACGGGTACTCCCACATCACCGGCGGGTACGCCGGCGGGCAGGCGCAGTTCGTCCGCACCGCCTTCGCCGACGAGAACCTCTACAAGGTCCCCGAAGGCCTCACCGACGACCAGGTCCTGTTCCTCACGGACATCTTCCCAACCGGGTACATGGCCGCCGAGAACTGCAACATCGAACCCGGAGACACCGTCGCCGTGTTCGGCTGCGGCCCCGTCGGCCTGTTCACCATCATGAGCGCCTTCCTGCTCGGCGCGGAACGCGTCATCGCCATCGACCGCTTCCCTGAACGCCTCGACCTCGCCCGGCAGTGCGGCGCTGAAACCATCAACTACGAAGAAACCGAAGTCTTCGAGGCGCTCAAGTTCATGACCGGCGGTCGCGGCCCCGACAGCGTCGTCGACGCCGTCGGCCTCGAAGCGCACGGCACCGGCGTGGGCGGCGTATACGACGCCGTCAAGCAGACCACCCGCGTCGCCGAAACCGAACGCCCACACGCGTTCCGCGCCGCCATCATGGCCTGCCGCAAGGGCGGCACCGTCAGCGTCCCCGGCGTGTACGGCGGCCTCGCGGACAAGATCCCCCTCGGCGCGTTCGTGAACAAGGGCCTCACGCTGCACACCGGCCAGACGCACGTGCACCGCTACCTCGACCGCCTCACCGACCACATCGTGCGCGGCGACGTGGACCCGACCGTCATCATCACGCACCGCATGCCGCTCGACGAGGCGCCCGAAGCGTACAAGCTCTTCAAGCACAAGCACGACAACTGCATCAAGTGCGTCCTCGACCCCTGGGCCGACCCGAAGGACCACGCGCCCATGAAGGCCAGCGAGGCCATGCCGCAAGCGAACGACTGA
- the recD2 gene encoding SF1B family DNA helicase RecD2 has translation MLDTSSPHPALCCTRNVTERTPTAQPHLQVTGTVQKVRYRADSGFAVLTASIRNDHGEDPDATLVGPVPPLEAGDAFTATVVVEEHREYGPQYKVIGMILDAHPTDLNEAGVAAYLEARVGGVGRVLAGRIARAFGSATFDILTDDPKRLLQVPGVTQSTLHKILVSWEEQGGERRTLAALQGMGLSVGQAQRALKHFGVAAIERLQTDLYALTEVEGIGFLTADKLAQEQGMPQDDPRRLTAAAVYALQLAGTSGGHTYLPRPRAVRGLMHYTRVNEGLAEAALENATTFGRLADDDGRIYLPHALRAEKKLAQTVRTLLATPPQDEWTVKRGAAKGLSDEQEQVLHLLEHHRLVVLTGGPGTGKSTTTRAVADLAEKLGLEVGLCAPTGKAARRLGEVTGRTASTVHRLLGYGPEGFRFGAMEPVMFDLIIVDEVSMMGDTLMLALLQAVPPGARILLVGDSDQLPPVDAGLPLAALTAAAPTVRLSRVYRQAMDNPIIGAAHAIMHAQAPTFGDPRLQFHAVETDTGARRVALLVRELGGPGKVQVLTPMRKGPLGMDTLNTHLQTLFNPGDGGVRIGDTHARPGDLVVQTKNDYQNEIFNGTVGTVLDMEGNTLTIDFDSNVVTLSGAELWNLNLAYALTVHRGQGSEWPTVLGVLHEAHGPMLNRNLAYTALTRARERFIGVGSESAWRAAATRARDARHTHLLERIQAK, from the coding sequence ATGCTCGACACTTCATCCCCCCACCCCGCGCTATGCTGCACACGTAACGTGACCGAGCGCACCCCCACCGCACAACCCCACCTGCAAGTCACCGGTACGGTCCAGAAAGTCCGCTACCGCGCGGACAGCGGCTTCGCCGTGCTCACGGCCAGCATCCGCAACGACCACGGCGAGGACCCCGACGCCACCCTCGTCGGCCCCGTCCCCCCCCTCGAAGCCGGTGACGCCTTCACCGCCACCGTCGTCGTCGAGGAGCACCGCGAATACGGCCCGCAATACAAGGTCATCGGCATGATCCTTGACGCGCACCCCACGGACCTGAACGAGGCCGGCGTCGCCGCGTACCTGGAGGCGCGCGTCGGCGGCGTGGGGCGCGTCCTCGCCGGACGCATCGCCCGTGCGTTCGGGTCCGCGACCTTCGACATCCTCACCGACGACCCCAAACGCCTGCTGCAGGTGCCCGGCGTCACCCAGAGCACCCTGCACAAGATCCTCGTGTCCTGGGAGGAGCAGGGCGGGGAGCGCCGCACCCTGGCCGCCCTGCAGGGCATGGGCCTGAGTGTCGGGCAGGCGCAGCGCGCCCTGAAACACTTCGGGGTCGCCGCCATCGAACGCCTCCAGACGGACCTGTACGCCCTCACCGAAGTCGAAGGCATCGGGTTCCTCACCGCCGACAAGCTCGCGCAGGAACAGGGCATGCCGCAGGACGACCCGCGCCGCCTCACCGCCGCCGCCGTGTACGCCCTGCAACTCGCGGGCACCAGCGGCGGGCACACCTACCTCCCCCGCCCGCGCGCGGTGCGCGGCCTGATGCACTACACCCGCGTGAACGAGGGCCTCGCGGAAGCCGCGCTGGAGAACGCCACCACCTTCGGCCGCCTCGCCGACGACGATGGCCGCATCTACCTCCCGCACGCCCTGCGCGCCGAGAAAAAACTCGCGCAGACGGTCCGCACGCTGCTCGCCACGCCCCCGCAGGACGAATGGACCGTCAAGCGGGGCGCCGCGAAAGGCCTCAGTGACGAGCAGGAGCAGGTCCTGCACCTGCTCGAACACCACCGCCTGGTCGTCCTGACGGGCGGTCCGGGCACCGGCAAGAGCACCACGACGCGCGCCGTCGCGGACCTCGCGGAGAAGCTCGGCCTGGAAGTCGGGCTGTGCGCGCCGACCGGCAAGGCCGCCCGGCGCCTCGGCGAGGTGACGGGCCGCACGGCCAGCACCGTGCACCGCCTGCTCGGGTACGGCCCGGAAGGCTTCCGGTTCGGCGCGATGGAACCCGTCATGTTCGACCTGATCATCGTCGACGAAGTCAGCATGATGGGCGACACGCTGATGCTCGCGCTGCTGCAGGCCGTCCCGCCCGGCGCGCGCATCCTGCTGGTGGGCGACAGTGACCAGCTCCCCCCGGTGGACGCGGGCTTGCCGCTCGCGGCACTCACCGCCGCCGCGCCCACCGTGCGCCTCAGCCGCGTGTACCGCCAGGCGATGGACAACCCCATCATCGGGGCGGCACACGCCATCATGCACGCGCAGGCGCCGACGTTCGGCGACCCCCGGCTGCAGTTCCACGCGGTCGAGACGGACACGGGCGCGCGCCGCGTGGCCCTGCTCGTCCGCGAACTCGGCGGGCCCGGCAAGGTACAGGTGCTCACGCCCATGCGCAAGGGCCCGCTCGGCATGGACACCCTGAACACGCACCTGCAGACGCTGTTCAACCCGGGGGACGGCGGCGTCCGTATCGGCGACACGCACGCCCGCCCGGGCGACCTGGTCGTGCAGACCAAAAACGACTACCAGAACGAGATCTTCAACGGCACGGTCGGCACGGTCCTCGACATGGAAGGCAACACCCTCACCATCGATTTCGACAGCAACGTCGTCACGCTCAGCGGCGCGGAACTGTGGAACCTGAACCTCGCGTACGCCCTCACCGTCCACCGCGGTCAGGGCAGCGAGTGGCCGACCGTGCTGGGCGTGCTGCACGAAGCGCACGGCCCCATGCTGAACCGCAACCTCGCGTACACCGCCCTCACGCGGGCGCGCGAGCGGTTCATCGGCGTCGGGTCGGAGAGTGCGTGGCGCGCCGCTGCCACCCGCGCGCGCGACGCCCGGCACACGCACCTGCTGGAACGCATCCAGGCGAAGTAA
- a CDS encoding LacI family DNA-binding transcriptional regulator, with protein MRKFTIEDVARAAGVSTGTVSRVLNGHSNVAARTRDRVHAVMNDLGYAPDPAARHLSWRTGRTLGVSSHLTLRPYSVPFARALERAVATKGLQLLTFSDDLRGLQRFPSAMLLLHVLDDDPRVPLLRARGVPAVVVGHHPGGSWVAPDDTPGAYLATQHLTLAGHRRLALLGDGPSQVQRARRAGFEAAAREARAHTTLLPGGFSMLGGYRAVRQAWEGGARFSGLFAVGDELAAGAIVALADLGVRVPEDVSVMGFDGLPELPLDRALSTVVQDIPRIAAEALTLVLEALRHEAPRGVRVPVRLHPGGTVHPAPRSA; from the coding sequence ATGCGGAAGTTCACCATCGAGGACGTCGCCCGCGCCGCCGGCGTCAGCACCGGCACCGTCAGCCGCGTCCTCAACGGCCACAGCAACGTCGCCGCCCGCACGCGCGACCGCGTCCACGCCGTCATGAACGACCTCGGGTACGCTCCCGACCCCGCCGCCCGCCACCTCTCGTGGCGCACCGGTCGCACCCTCGGCGTGTCCAGCCACCTCACGCTCAGGCCGTACAGCGTCCCGTTCGCCCGCGCGCTCGAACGCGCCGTCGCCACCAAAGGCCTCCAACTGCTCACGTTCAGCGACGACCTGCGCGGCCTCCAACGCTTCCCGAGCGCCATGCTGCTCCTGCACGTCCTCGACGACGACCCACGCGTCCCCCTGCTCCGCGCGCGTGGCGTGCCCGCCGTCGTCGTCGGCCACCACCCCGGCGGCAGCTGGGTCGCGCCGGACGACACGCCCGGCGCGTACCTCGCCACGCAGCACCTCACGCTCGCCGGGCACCGCCGCCTCGCCCTGCTCGGCGACGGCCCCAGCCAGGTGCAACGCGCGCGCCGCGCCGGCTTCGAAGCCGCCGCCCGCGAGGCCAGGGCCCACACCACCCTGCTGCCCGGCGGCTTCAGCATGCTCGGCGGCTACCGCGCCGTCCGCCAGGCCTGGGAGGGCGGCGCGCGCTTCTCCGGCCTGTTCGCCGTCGGCGACGAACTGGCGGCCGGGGCCATCGTCGCCCTCGCGGACCTGGGCGTGCGCGTCCCCGAGGACGTCAGCGTCATGGGCTTCGACGGCCTGCCCGAACTGCCCCTGGACCGCGCGCTCAGCACCGTCGTGCAGGACATCCCCCGCATCGCCGCCGAAGCGCTCACGCTCGTGCTCGAAGCCCTGCGCCACGAAGCGCCGCGCGGCGTGCGCGTCCCCGTACGCCTCCACCCCGGCGGAACCGTACACCCCGCCCCGCGCAGCGCATGA
- a CDS encoding vWA domain-containing protein has translation MQITATPATPVVLEGTPAPTDLLLRFREDVPNATRRPLNVALVIDRSGSMAGSPLRYALKAAADFVDRLTETDVLSIVVYDDDVDTLLDAQPVRDKAAIKDLLKGVRAGGITNLSGGWLRGCELVAGARRADAVNRVLLLTDGQANHGVTDTGVLIKTAASKAEAGVSTTTLGFGSSFEEDLLIGMARASGGNFYFIQSMDDAADVFGIELDTMKAVAAQNLTVTLTPAPGVQIADILSLARTDTGADGRVTLHLGDVYENEDKLLGVQLHVSALAAGTHDLLHVTYRADAIRDGQIETLTGELPLQATAAGIEAVAAAGAGNTLDLARLRIARDKERAVDLADAGQHADAAELLRALTASLTARGLHEHFEIAEEIDQLTHYADRLARRTLGNADRKELRDQAFQGRRARADLSGRGVTVDDAARALPVVSDVGSGVELVCFREGGKLRVKVITPGHDETLNVQFPRTIRAEGAHYVVESLERSLDGSFYRARGQITRLVRPGESDPLASFTRGSVSSAPRAVKAPTTLADLEETDTVGSGVLIQCVKDKGKLRARVVSDGYDPNWNMRFPRGIRQEGTLFVVDTVNTGPDGKSYIASGNIRRFQQPQ, from the coding sequence ATGCAGATCACCGCCACGCCCGCCACGCCCGTCGTCCTCGAAGGGACGCCCGCCCCCACCGACCTGCTCCTGCGCTTCCGCGAGGACGTCCCGAACGCCACGCGCCGCCCCCTGAACGTCGCGCTCGTCATCGACCGCAGCGGCAGCATGGCCGGCTCGCCCCTCCGGTACGCCCTGAAGGCCGCCGCGGACTTCGTGGACCGCCTCACCGAAACGGACGTGCTGTCCATCGTCGTGTACGACGACGACGTGGACACCCTGCTGGACGCGCAGCCCGTGCGCGACAAGGCCGCCATCAAGGACCTCCTGAAGGGCGTCCGCGCCGGCGGCATCACGAACCTCAGCGGCGGCTGGCTGCGCGGCTGCGAACTCGTCGCGGGCGCGCGCCGCGCCGACGCCGTGAACCGCGTGCTGCTGCTCACGGACGGACAGGCGAACCACGGCGTCACCGACACCGGCGTCCTCATCAAGACCGCCGCGAGCAAGGCCGAGGCGGGCGTGAGCACCACCACCCTCGGGTTCGGCAGTTCCTTCGAGGAGGACCTGCTGATCGGCATGGCGCGCGCGTCCGGCGGGAACTTCTACTTCATTCAGAGCATGGACGACGCCGCGGACGTGTTCGGCATTGAGCTCGACACCATGAAGGCCGTTGCCGCGCAGAACCTCACGGTCACGCTGACGCCCGCGCCCGGCGTGCAGATCGCGGACATCCTCAGCCTCGCCCGCACGGACACCGGCGCGGACGGCCGCGTTACCCTGCACCTCGGCGACGTATACGAGAACGAGGACAAACTCCTCGGCGTGCAACTGCACGTGTCGGCGCTCGCCGCGGGCACCCACGACCTGCTGCACGTCACGTACCGCGCGGACGCCATCCGCGACGGCCAGATCGAGACGCTCACGGGCGAACTGCCCCTGCAGGCGACCGCCGCCGGCATCGAGGCGGTCGCCGCCGCCGGCGCGGGCAACACCCTGGACCTCGCGCGGCTGCGCATCGCGCGCGACAAGGAACGCGCCGTGGACCTCGCGGACGCCGGGCAGCACGCGGACGCCGCCGAACTGCTGCGCGCCCTGACGGCCAGCCTGACCGCGCGCGGCCTGCACGAGCACTTCGAGATCGCCGAGGAAATCGACCAGCTCACGCACTACGCGGACCGCCTCGCCCGCCGCACGCTCGGCAACGCGGACCGCAAGGAACTCCGCGATCAGGCGTTCCAGGGGCGCCGCGCGCGTGCGGACCTCAGCGGCCGCGGCGTGACCGTGGACGACGCGGCGCGCGCCCTGCCGGTTGTGAGCGACGTCGGCAGCGGCGTGGAACTCGTGTGCTTCCGCGAAGGCGGGAAGCTGCGCGTGAAGGTCATCACGCCCGGCCACGACGAGACGCTGAACGTGCAGTTCCCCCGCACGATCCGCGCGGAAGGCGCGCACTACGTCGTGGAGTCGCTGGAACGCAGCCTGGACGGCAGCTTCTACCGCGCGCGCGGGCAGATCACGCGCCTCGTGCGCCCCGGCGAGAGCGACCCGCTCGCGTCGTTCACGCGCGGCAGCGTCAGCAGCGCCCCGCGCGCCGTGAAGGCCCCCACCACCCTCGCGGACCTGGAGGAGACGGACACCGTCGGGTCCGGCGTCCTGATCCAGTGCGTGAAGGACAAAGGCAAGCTGCGCGCGCGCGTCGTGAGTGACGGGTACGACCCGAACTGGAACATGCGCTTCCCGCGCGGCATCCGCCAGGAAGGCACGCTGTTCGTGGTGGACACCGTCAACACCGGGCCGGACGGCAAATCGTACATCGCGTCGGGGAACATCCGCCGCTTCCAGCAACCGCAGTAA
- a CDS encoding DUF6745 domain-containing protein encodes MFRITSRPSLTPREPRPAPTAPHAPCTPAQARTLILTGRAPDDLRVDGALDLSGTARLHELPRTLECTHLNVSDCPNLTVFPDVLRAASVNAARTGARELHGDWLVRGPVDLRGHTHLTRLPERLTATSLNVSDCPNLHALPDGTHLSGPIDVAGSGLSGLPRGLRAPLHWRGTPIDARAAFHPDELRAADILHTRNVTRRRVLLDRFGLDRFVREVGGLIMDRDRDAGGERQLIMIPLDNDEPIIAVKVHCPSTGHAYVLRVPPHIRTCRRAAAWLAGFEHERDYRPVQEA; translated from the coding sequence GTGTTCCGCATCACGTCCCGCCCCAGCCTCACCCCACGCGAGCCGCGCCCCGCCCCCACTGCCCCCCACGCCCCCTGCACGCCCGCGCAGGCACGCACGCTGATCCTCACGGGCCGCGCCCCCGACGACCTGCGCGTCGACGGCGCACTCGACCTCTCCGGCACCGCGCGCCTCCACGAGCTGCCGCGCACCCTGGAATGCACGCACCTGAACGTCAGCGACTGCCCGAACCTCACGGTGTTCCCGGACGTCCTGCGCGCCGCGAGCGTGAACGCCGCCCGCACCGGCGCGCGCGAACTGCACGGCGACTGGCTGGTGCGCGGCCCTGTGGACCTGCGCGGGCACACGCACCTCACGCGCCTGCCGGAACGCCTCACGGCCACCAGCCTGAACGTCAGCGACTGCCCGAACCTGCACGCCCTACCGGACGGCACGCACCTCAGCGGCCCCATCGACGTGGCCGGCAGTGGCCTCAGCGGCCTCCCGCGCGGCCTGCGCGCCCCCCTGCACTGGCGCGGCACGCCCATCGACGCGCGCGCCGCGTTCCACCCGGATGAGCTGCGCGCCGCCGACATCCTCCACACCCGCAACGTCACGCGCCGCCGCGTCCTGCTCGACCGCTTCGGCCTGGACCGGTTCGTGCGCGAGGTCGGCGGCCTGATCATGGACCGGGACCGCGACGCGGGCGGCGAACGCCAACTGATCATGATTCCTCTCGACAACGACGAACCGATCATCGCCGTGAAGGTCCACTGCCCGTCCACCGGGCACGCCTACGTCCTGCGCGTCCCACCGCACATCCGCACGTGCCGCCGCGCCGCCGCGTGGCTCGCCGGGTTCGAGCACGAACGCGACTACCGCCCCGTGCAGGAAGCCTGA